From the genome of Papaver somniferum cultivar HN1 chromosome 2, ASM357369v1, whole genome shotgun sequence, one region includes:
- the LOC113354245 gene encoding pollen-specific leucine-rich repeat extensin-like protein 4, producing MQVLFGSTWFFSLPFALFFFFVLLPSFLSAVTEEEASLIVRRQLLTFPENGDSPDNVEYEIDIKETFANKRLRRAYIGLQAWKKAMYSDPFNTTGNWVGPYICAYNGVFCSPALDNPDMSVVAGVDINEGDIDGYLPVELGLMNDIALFHVNSNRFCGVIPQSFSRLTILHELDLSNNRFVGPFTKVVLSIPALKYLDLRFNDFEGKLPPELFNKDLDGFFLNDNRFHSDLPENFGNSPVSVVVLANNKFTGCIPKSIGKMGNTLNEINLLNNDFAGCIPTEVSSLTNLTVFDAGLNSFVGDMNNRFCPMKFLEILDLSSNSLKRLVPEKVCKLPKLENFTFSDNFFNEESHLCVPSSNSNTYFDDSRNCMPSRPTQKTTKVCTPVVNNPVDCNKSKCVALPISSKPWSPPDTTKTPTQLQLLRPRNLDHNAANTEIATADITSITTNSIFPFY from the coding sequence ATGCAGGTGTTATTTGGTTCCACTTGGTTTTTCTCTCTACCATtcgctcttttcttcttcttcgtgttaTTACCTTCATTCTTGTCTGCTGTTACTGAAGAAGAAGCTTCATTGATTGTCCGCAGACAACTCTTGACCTTTCCTGAAAATGGAGATTCACCTGACAATGTTGAATATGAAATCGATATAAAGGAAACATTTGCAAATAAAAGACTTCGCCGAGCTTATATTGGTCTTCAAGCATGGAAGAAAGCTATGTATTCAGACCCATTTAATACAACTGGGAATTGGGTTGGACCATACATATGTGCCTATAATGGTGTCTTTTGTTCACCTGCTCTTGATAATCCAGATATGagtgttgttgctggtgttgatATTAATGAGGGAGACATTGATGGTTACCTTCCTGTAGAATTAGGCTTGATGAATGATATTGCTCTGTTTCATGTGAACTCAAACCGTTTTTGTGGGGTTATTCCCCAGAGCTTTTCAAGACTGACGATACTTCATGAACTTGATCTCAGCAACAACAGGTTTGTGGGTCCTTTTACAAAAGTCGTTCTTTCAATTCCTGCACTTAAATATCTTGATCTTAGGTTTAATGATTTTGAAGGGAAGTTGCCTCCAGAGCTCTTTAATAAGGATCTAGATGGTTTTTTTCTGAACGACAATCGATTCCACTCTGATCTCCCCGAAAATTTTGGAAACTCGCCAGTCTCAGTTGTGGTTTTGGCCAACAATAAATTCACAGGGTGCATCCCTAAGAGCATTGGTAAGATGGGTAACACGTTGAATGAGATAAACTTACTTAACAATGACTTTGCTGGTTGTATACCAACAGAGGTTTCGTCCCTGACGAATTTGACAGTATTCGATGCGGGATTAAATTCATTTGTAGGAGACATGAATAACAGATTCTGCCCCATGAAATTTCTTGAGATATTGGATTTGTCGAGTAATTCTTTAAAGAGGCTTGTCCCGGAAAAGGTATGCAAGTTGCCTAAGTTGGAAAATTTTACATTCTCAGATAATTTTTTTAACGAAGAGTCACATTTATGTGTTCCATCAAGCAACTCCAACACATACTTTGATGATTCAAGAAACTGTATGCCTTCTAGGCCAACACAAAAGACAACAAAAGTCTGTACTCCTGTGGTGAACAACCCAGTTGACTGCAATAAGTCTAAGTGTGTAGCTTTACCCATATCTAGTAAACCGTGGTCTCCACCAGACACGACGAAGACACCCACGCAACTCCAACTCCTTCGTCCCCGAAACCTCGACCACAACGCAGCCAACACCGAGATCGCAACCGCGGACATCACCTCAATCACAACCAACTCCATCTTTCCCTTCTATTGA
- the LOC113352406 gene encoding pollen-specific leucine-rich repeat extensin-like protein 3, producing the protein MFYLVVLCAIDVPQQSNSSPSSNKRSIPTSKSKPSLVPIPSKKPSSPSPKDKLPLQEIKSPPVYSPPPPVLTHESKSPVKRMRPPPIHYPVPTVSSPIPPPPVHFSTPPTIHSSPPSRKSPVQEKRSINLNSPPSVPMPKSKSSVEKTISPHVYSPPPHVYSPPPPIHSPPPPIHSPPPPVHFPPPLVHSPPPPIYSPPPPPVYSPPPPVYSPPPPVHPPPQPISHSPPPPASSPPPPMRSPPPIPLPDVILPPDLGFAYSSPLPPVFPGY; encoded by the coding sequence ATGTTTTACTTAGTAGTCTTGTGTGCAATTGATGTACCACAACAATCAAactcatcaccttcttctaataAACGGTCAATCCCAACTTCTAAATCAAAACCATCTCTGGTTCCCATTCCCTCAAAAAAGCCATCATCTCCGTCACCCAAAGATAAATTACCACTCCAAGAGATAAAATCACCTCCTGTTTACTCTCCACCACCCCCGGTTCTAACCCATGAAAGTAAATCCCCTGTAAAAAGGATGAGACCGCCTCCTATACATTATCCCGTACCAACTGTAAGCTCTccaataccaccaccaccagttcactTCTCGACACCACCAACAATTCACTCCTCACCGCCCTCAAGAAAATCTCCTGTCCAAGAAAAGAGATCAATTAATCTTAATTCCCCACCATCGGTTCCAATGCCTAAAAGTAAATCCTCTGTAGAAAAGACAATATCACCTCATGTATACTCTCCACCACCACATGTATACTCTCCTCCACCGCCTATTCACTCTCCCCCACCGCCTATTCATTCTCCGCCACCCCCAGTTCATTTTCCCCCACCACTAGTTCACTCTCCTCCTCCACCAATTtactcaccaccaccaccaccagtttaCTCACCTCCACCACCAGTTTACTCACCGCCACCACCAGTTCACCCTCCTCCACAACCAATCTCTCACTCACCCCCACCACCTGCATCCTCCCCACCACCACCTATGAGATCTCCTCCACCAATCCCATTACCAGATGTAATCCTACCACCAGATTTAGGCTTTGCTTATTCATCGCCTCTCCCACCCGTGTTCCCAGGTTACTAA